Proteins encoded in a region of the Ranitomeya imitator isolate aRanImi1 chromosome 9, aRanImi1.pri, whole genome shotgun sequence genome:
- the LOC138649783 gene encoding protein kinase C delta type-like yields the protein MEYLSGGSLETLIETYGTLNIDHVRFYTAEIVCGLQFLHGHNIVHRDIKPDNIMLDADGHIRIIDLGLAQDGVTSSNNISGMTGTFHFMAPEVLRKRGYGTAVDWWSLGIVVSEMATGHSPFYTGSVSKMGYRAITKEEPEIPSWLDADMQDLIKKLLCKKPHKRLGVSGNIREHPFFTTIGWEDLEERRAQPPFIPFRPVLEKHLMQWPEEKKALNPMAGFNYVSPSWARWMRRSGL from the exons ATGGAATATCTGTCCGGCGGCAGCCTCGAGACTTTGATTGAGACGTATGGCACTCTGAACATCGACCATGTAAG ATTCTACACAGCAGAGATCGTATGTGGCCTCCAGTTCCTCCACGGACACAACATCGTCCACCG agatattaagCCGGATAACATCATGTTGGATGCCGATGGCCACATCCGTATCATCGACCTTGGGCTTGCCCAAGATGGCGTCACCTCCTCCAATAATATCTCTGGAATGACGGGCACTTTCCATTTCATGGCCCCAGAGGTGCTTCGCAAAAGAGGATATGGTACAGCAGTGGATTGGTGGAGCCTGGGGATCGTGGTGTCCGAGATGGCAACAGGACACTCCCCATTTTATACCGGCTCCGTCAGCAAAATGGGTTACAGAGCTATTACCAAAGAAGAGCCTGAAATTCCATCTTGGCTTGATGCGGACATGCAAGATCTCATCAAGAAGCTGCTGTGCAAAAAGCCTCATAAGCGATTGGGTGTGAGCGGGAACATCCGAGAGCATCCATTCTTTACCACCATCGGCTGGGAGGATCTGGAGGAAAGGAGAGCACAGCCGCCATTCATACCCTTCAGGCCAGTTCTGGAGAAACATCTTATGCAGTGGCCGGAGGAAAAAAAAGCCCTTAACCCCATGGCCGGCTTCAATTATGTGTCACCAAGCTGGGCCCG ATGGATGAGAAGATCTGGGCTGTGA